A part of Macrobrachium rosenbergii isolate ZJJX-2024 chromosome 33, ASM4041242v1, whole genome shotgun sequence genomic DNA contains:
- the LOC136855806 gene encoding uncharacterized protein: MVPSPHSASGVDVEECVAASLGSASSEISGHLIHEDKCSSFNGMKNIYAKVLQYIHNLKLKVKKKHPSLFPSLMQDKNFLEEAGLHIIRTEQELAFPELFQYFRSNKKILKDIPNLIKQLNIYKDKNGLLRVVSKFERFNKNGRTCNFPILLPKDSRITELIISDIHAKHNHVGIYSVMNEMRKRFYIPSYFSTVKRILKKCVNCRKVNARTIKINQSSYRDIRVNPVKIPFSCSFLDYMGPFNVYHDNKKSKVWVLVITCMWSRAVNLKVSSDMSTNEFLRAFQLHSFEHGVPQYCISDQGTQIVAAGNKIQTFLSDFDTQRYFQESGVKSLKFEQFYKGQSELGSLVEVCVKMSKRLIYGAIRNNVLTLKDFEFLIAQTVHIINRRPIAFKEELRTSIGEALPQPITPELLLKGYDLNSLNIIPELQEVDPDPDWFKDDPSRVILDNYGKLRRVRERLKQLYESEFLSTLIKQATNKKNRFQPVKHTILKKGDIVMIKEPMSKPQYYPMGIVKDVQINESGEVTGATVMKGCSREVTKRHASNLIPILSPILSEESETPHNNLQSKDDIPIVRSQRAAALESRKRTTDLISQDLV; this comes from the coding sequence ATGGTGCCTAGTCCACATTCTGCATCAGGTGTTGATGTTGAGGAGTGTGTTGCTGCAAGCCTTGGTAGTGCCAGTAGTGAAATATCTGGACATTTAATCCATGAGGATAAGTGTTCCAGTTTCAAcggcatgaaaaatatatatgccaaGGTTTTACAatacattcataatttaaaattaaaggtCAAAAAGAAACATCCAAGTCTCTTTCCTAGTTTAATGCAAGATAAGAATTTTCTTGAAGAGGCTGGATTGCACATAATTAGAACAGAACAAGAATTGGCTTTTCCCGAATTGTTCCAGTACTTTCGGTCtaataaaaaaatcctcaaagATATCCCAAATTTGATTAAACAGCTTAACATTTATAAAGATAAGAATGGTCTTCTAAGAGTAGTAAGCAAATTTGAAAGGtttaataaaaatggaaggacTTGTAATTTCCCTATTCTTTTGCCGAAGGACAGTAGAATTACGGAACTAATAATATCTGATATTCATGCCAAACATAACCATGTAGGTATTTATTCCGTCATGAATGAGATGCGGAAAAGGTTTTACATACCTAGTTATTTTTCAACagtcaaaagaattttgaaaaaatgtgtgAATTGTAGAAAGGTAAATGCTAGAACTATCAAAATCAACCAAAGTTCATATCGTGATATCCGTGTTAATCCAGTGAAAATTCCTTTTAGCTGTAGTTTTTTGGATTATATGGGTCCCTTTAATGTTTATCATGATAATAAGAAATCTAAGGTTTGGGTTCTAGTCATTACTTGCATGTGGTCTCGGGCTGTGAATTTAAAAGTTAGTTCTGACATGAGTACTAATGAGTTCCTGAGAGCTTTTCAGTTGCACTCCTTTGAGCATGGAGTTCCTCAATACTGTATATCAGATCAAGGAACACAAATTGTTGCTgcaggaaataaaattcaaacatttttaagtgattttgataCTCAGAGGTATTTTCAAGAGTCTGGTGTTAAGTCTTTGAAGTTTGAACAATTTTATAAAGGTCAAAGTGAACTTGGTTCATTAGTTGAAGTTTGTGTAAAAATGAGTAAGAGGTTAATATATGGAGCCATTAGAAATAATGTGTTAACTCTGAAGGATTTTGAGTTTCTCATTGCTCAAACCGTACACATTATTAATCGAAGACCAATTGCCTTTAAAGAAGAACTTAGAACATCCATTGGTGAAGCTCTTCCACAACCTATTActccagaattacttttaaagGGTTATGATCTGAATTCTCTGAATATAATTCCAGAGTTACAGGAGGTAGATCCTGATCCTGACTGGTTTAAAGATGATCCATCACGTGTTATATTGGATAATTATGGGAAATTAAGAAGGGTTCGTGAGAGACTGAAACAattatatgaaagtgaatttctGAGTACTCTCATTAAGCaggcaacaaataaaaagaacagattcCAACCTGTAAAACATACAATTTTAAAGAAAGGGGATATTGTCATGATTAAAGAACCTATGTCTAAGCCACAATATTATCCAATGGGCATAGTTAAAGATGTTCAAATTAATGAAAGTGGTGAAGTTACTGGAGCAACCGTGATGAAAGGTTGTTCTAGGGAAGTAACTAAAAGGCATGCTTCGAATCTCATTCCAATTTTAAGTCCTATACTTTCAGAGGAGTCTGAAACTCCTCACAACAATCTTCAAAGTAAGGATGATATTCCTATAGTTAGGTCTCAAAGAGCCGCTGCTCTGGAGAGTCGTAAAAGGACTACAGACTTAATTTCTCAGGatcttgtttga
- the LOC136855770 gene encoding uncharacterized protein: protein MSGVESTFNFLTMASDSLEDLSRVNAYHGVIVEDMLNESELDKATVEALESESRFFTNYDCHQYEDVSVELYHSLVEDALVLKSNFKRLSKNEQYLKLMDASFKEQEKLGIIERIDNLDEFLTRHPDHSFLPHMGVFNLSRETTKCRVVYLSNLYQEDKNAKKISHNMAIHSGPNLNQKLSSALIHLRFDKFLLVYDLSKAFNQIALNEVDSNRLLCLWFRNVERNDYSFVGFKNVRLPFGLRCAPTLLLLALYKILVVDAQEDEAYLQNLKALLYQNLYMDNGAVSMDTHDELVKAYLLLDSIFNPYQFHLQQLASNDEVLQREIDANQGSKTQGKVKLLGSVWDRLDDTLSTKPICLDESASTKRTILRSIASQYDLYNFNGPILNRSRMFMHGLQCRKDMGWDDLLPEKLQREWKNIVKQANASLPISIPRVVGSRNSRFKLIACCDASKSLFGVVVYIQDLVTNCLSFVCAKNRIVNVQLESKSIPSLEVHAIDLATQVVTEIYLDLTGPSCLKPINIEELEVFSDSLVALSWVSAYNVKFDKMQKRTPFVLNRVAHIAKLCEIHPVKFSFVSGSSNPADFITRCVSSRQLVKQIT, encoded by the exons ATGAGTGGTGTGGAAAGTACATTCAACTTTCTAACTATGGCTTCTGATTCCTTGGAAGACCTTTCAAGGGTTAATGCTTACCATGGGGTTATTGTTGAGGATATGTTGAATGAAAGTGAGTTGGACAAAGCAACGGTGGAGGCCTTGGAATCTGAGAGTCGATTTTTCACGAATTATGATTGTCATCAGTATGAAGATGTATCTGTTGAACTTTACCATTCATTGGTTGAAGATGCACTTG TATTGAAATCTAATTTCAAAAGGTTGTCCAAGAACGAGCAATATCTTAAATTGATGGATGCTTCTTTCAAGGAGCAGGAGAAACTTGGAATAATTGAACGTATAGACAATCTAGATGAATTTCTAACTAGGCATCCTGACCATTCATTCTTGCCACATATGGGAGTTTTTAACCTGAGTAGAGAGACTACAAAATGTCGAGTTGTCTATCTTTCTAATCTTTACCAGGAAGATAAGAATGCTAAGAAAATCTCTCACAATATGGCTATCCATAGTGGTCCTAATCTGAATCAAAAGTTATCTTCAGCTTTAATTCATCTTAGATTTGATAAGTTTTTGCTTGTGTACGATTTAAGTAAAGCGTTCAATCAAATTGCTCTTAATGAGGTTGATTCAAATAGGCTGCTATGCCTTTGGTTTCGTAATGTGGAAAGAAATGATTATTCTTTTGTTGGTTTCAAGAATGTTCGACTTCCATTTGGTTTGCGATGTGCTCCAACTTTGTTACTATTAGCACTTTACAAGATATTAGTAGTAGATGCTCAGGAAGATGAGGCATACcttcaaaatttaaaagctttgcTTTATCAAAATTTGTATATGGATAATGGTGCTGTTTCTATGGATACCCACGATGAATTGGTTAAAGCATATTTATTGTTGGATTCCATTTTTAATCCCTATCAGTTTCATCTTCAGCAATTGGCATCTAATGATGAAGTATTGCAGAGGGAAATAGATGCCAACCAGGGTTCTAAAACTCAAGGAAAGGTTAAACTTTTGGGTTCTGTATGGGATCGGTTAGATGATACCTTGTCCACTAAACCTATTTGTCTTGATGAATCTGCGAGTACAAAGAGGACAATCCTGAGATCAATAGCCTCTCAGTATGATTTATATAACTTTAATGGACCAATCCTTAATAGAAGTCGTATGTTCATGCATGGTCTTCAATGTCGTAAAGACATGGGTTGGGATGATTTGTTGCCTGAGAAACTTCAGCGAGAATGGAAGAATATAGTGAAACAGGCAAATGCTTCTTTGCCAATTAGTATACCAAGAGTGGTTGGAAGCCGTAATAGTCGGTTTAAACTAATTGCTTGTTGCGATGCCAGTAAATCCCTTTTTGGAGTTGTTGTTTATATTCAAGATTTAGTGACGAATTGCTTGTCTTTTGTGTGTGCAAAGAACAGGATTGTTAATGTTCAACTTGAATCGAAGTCTATACCCTCCTTAGAAGTTCATGCAATTGATTTGGCTACTCAAGTGGTCACAGAAATTTATTTGGATCTTACTGGACCATCTTGTTTGAAGCCCATTAACATTGAAGAGTTGGAAGTTTTCTCAGATAGTTTAGTTGCATTGTCATGGGTTAGTGCGTATAATGTAAAGTTTGACAAAATGCAAAAACGCACTCCATTTGTACTTAACAGAGTTGCCCATATTGCCAAGCTCTGTGAAATTCACCCTGTAAAGTTCTCTTTTGTAAGTGGTTCATCTAATCCAGCTGATTTCATAACCCGCTGTGTTTCTTCAAGACAATTGgtaaaacaaattacataa